ATCACAAAGGCATTGACCCTCTACATCAATAACCCTAAAACCTTAGTGCAAAAACTTACCGCCCCAGCAAAATCCTGCAGCCCCAATTGCAGATATACCTTTATCTTTGAGAGCAGCAACAACTTTTTTTGCATCTTCAAATCCTTTATCCTAAAAAGAATTaacaaataaaaaattaataGCATAGTGGCAAGAGTGTTGCTACAAATATCACGGAACATTCCCAAGCATTATCAACTTAATGAATGGAGAAATAGGATATTGATGGCATGGCCTCCTTTGACTCCGTAGAGTCAAATCAATGGCTATTTAATAAAAAAGAAAGCCTAAGTTCAACAAATTATGAACACATACTGTTCCATGTGATTGTATCCAGATTGATAAAGGCTTCTCCGTGTTTTCAGGATTATAAGGATCACCATAAAGAAACTCAGGAACTACCACATAGTATCCTGCAGCTGCAACTTTGTCAGCAAGTTTCCTACATAAAAACAGTTGAATTTTGCGATCAGCCAAAGATACAAATAGGAAATTGTTGCAGCGTAATAACTGGACAAACACAGAGAATGGTGACCTGACTTCTTCCCGTGGTGTTTGATAAACACCAGAGAGATATTAAGCCAAGAGCTTTTACACAATAAGCAAGTAACAATTGTGAGGTGGGAAAGAATAGTAATTTAAAAGCTATTTGACTATTCTAGGCTGAACTTGAGAAGCAGTGCGTACCTTAGATTTGGTGCTTCATAACCTGCCAAGAATTATTAAGACCATAAGAAATCGTCTTCCGAAATAAAAAGTTCATCCCTTCACTATAATAAACTAAACAGGAAAATCAAAAGTCTTTTGCATCTCtaatatacatataaattttcTTGTTAATCCAGAATAAATATTTGTTGTATACCCAATTTGCTTGAACTTTGAAGAACTCGATGCAAAGAAACTTTCAATAACGAAAATGCAAGAACGTAAAAGAACTTAATAAACATTCCATACATCCTGTTGCTGAGGCTCTAATTGTTGTATTTCTTGCTGCAAGTAAATTAACTACATACTAATTGtactaaaaaaaagaagaggaattttcataaagcactacaGTATAGAGCTTAATTACCATAAGTAACtatagttttctttcttttccgaaaaaaagaaagaaggggcaGAAAGAGAAATGCAAATGCAAATGGAGCAGAATCGTATAGCGCAAAGTTGATGAATAAGACGGCAGTTATATAAAAGGGGAGGAGGTGAGTACCATAAACGTCGGAGACGAGAAGGATGGCGAGTTTGGAAGAGGAAGGACCAGAGACGTATGATTTGAAGCCACCAATTTCTAAAACGGACCCAACTCCGCTACTTGAGCTCAATGTTGGTGGGTTTGAGCCCCTGCCATCTTTTGCTACTTTAGATTGATAGAATACAGAGAGTGTTTGTGTGTGTGACCAAGACAGTGAGTGATTATATATAGACAGAGAGAAGTGGAAAATGAGGATaccattaattaattaattaggacgcAAAAACTTACACCTGATATGAGAGAGATTATGTAGAATCTCTTTTTTCACATGAATGTACAACACTTTCATGCGTCTCATTCAGTGTAAACTCTTTCGAACAAGGAAATATTATCCCCTTGACTTCAAAATGAAAGGTCAAATGCGATAGTCATTGACGGAATCATTAAAAGGTATAACTCACCCTCAATTAATACTTATGAATTATGGAGTATATATTTCAATAAATAAAATTTAGATACTAGTAGTATATTCTATAGAAATTATTATAGGGGATAAAAGGAATTCTGAGTGAGATTTTCACTAATACCACTAAACTATAGGGTTGATAATTCCAAATATTGCATGGCACTTTTTTCGccccttttgatttatttttattttgatgttcaGAACCTCATTTGCTTCACGGTACTTTTTTATATAGAGTGTCAAATTTTAAATATGTTTGATCCATTTAGTTACTTGTATTATCACTAGTATTAAAGTTTTACTTTAACTAGTCAATTTTATAGACACTATCTTTTCTATCCCATAGAAATTTTAAAGGCCTAACTTTTAAAATATTTCATTGACAATCATTTCGAAAATATTTCGAACGTCAATTCAGTTTATAGGGATATGatatttcaaaattttgaaaaCCACCTAAAACCATATGTAGTCAAATGTGTTTTCTATTTCATGCAAAAGATAAATAAAGTGTaatgatccgaccggtcgttttgagcatttgcatttcgCTTGGTAGTTTGGGGGcgcgagtagctccgtatgatgtattaggatttgtgtgcaaaatttgagttcattccgagttgatttgatatgtttcggcgcgagtttttggaagtcgaaagttcatcaagtttgatttgaggcgcatttcgtcatttcaatattgttatgcatgatttgaggctTTAAGTTGGTCAGTGTTATGTTATGAGACTTATTGGTATGTTCGTACGGGGTCCcgagggactcgggtgagtttcgtatAGGTTTGGGCTacgttgcgctcgtttttcttataattcgacgtcgtttctttaagcataaatggtactacattaaataaatgagctctgatttctgttttgattgaagcattatatCTGAATCATAATTACGgatccatagcaaaaagaataGTCGAATTTagacatcgtatgaggaatttatggtcatttcactaagaattgggttgctagatttttcagattaattacgaaattggcACTGGAttcatatttaaaaatctgcactatttgcaaatacTGAAACCAAtatatctcttttattataaggtcaaatggagtgattcaaaagcgtaacttgactaaaattttaCAAGAAATCCATTGGAGCACATCAAAAGTGAGTTTTGGGATCGTTTGGCACAGGAAACGAGGCAGAAtagctggcagaaaaatatataaaataaagatTTGTTCATTTGATCATATTTTGAGTTAGGGAGCTCGGATTTAGGCgcttttggaggcgattttcaccatatggattggggtaagtgttctctacttggttttggttatattttatgaatctatcttcgtttttggaatttgattgatgatttcaaactaaaatttgggggtttttgtctaaagtttcataaagtgaatttttaagttttgaacatcgattcggagtcggaattgagtgaagcTAGTATGATTGGATTTGTAATTggatgggttgtcggattttgtgagttttaccGGGTTCTGAGGTGCGGGTTCAGGTTGgactttttggccgattttgggcttttgattaaagattcaacctttttcgattgggattggttcatttagcattgtttgatgtatttgagttgtttttgattAGTTTCGAGCTATTCGGAGGTCGGAACGCCcgtgatggcatttttggagcatcgcttggcttgctcggtattggaattggcttgttcgaggtaagtaactcttctaaacttactgctgagggtatgaaaccgcGAATACATGCTATGTGATTGAtgatgaggtgacacacatgctaggtgatgggcgtgtgggcctGAACCCTGTGAATGGTAACTCCGTTATTTTCATGGCACTGTttagtggccctattttgttgatatctgtgttttcaccatgtgataaagtaactaagctgtcaatcatgctagatattaTATTTAGGCTTTATGTGgatattgttaggacccatagTTGTCGTTTGTCATCTCactaatttcattgatatttcgtactcaatcATATTCATGCAtccatatcatatctcagtctcagttgtatTTATTGATATATCATATCATTATTGTCGGACTAGTTTCATGACATTACGAGCCTGTAAGCAAGACTGGAGAGTTTgataactgagtgaggccgagggcctgactGAGAGTGATATTATGAGATCGGGCTATACGCCGCAGcatgttatattgattatattCTATGGGATTGggatgcatgccgcagcgatatagcgcttgggctgaaggagcccctccggagtctacacacccctagtgagcgcagtcgactatgtatatatatatggatcgggttgcatgttgcAACGAGCCTTatgactatatatatatggattaggttgcacgccgtaacgagccttatggctatatgtatatggatcgggttgcacaccgcaacgagccttatggctatatatatgtggatcgagttATACGCCGCAACGAGTATTGTACATTGCTGAGTATTGAGCACGATATGAGATAATGCGAGACAAtgaggttgagtactctgagagtgtgagtacatgagttcatcactgagaggcattgcatttgacatgcgtACTTGAAATACATGCATAAAGATGCATTTCCATTTTACTGCCCggttttggtgacattcatgatttttacctgtttcttgacatgtaggcataaagatgtactttcctcatgctatctgaaaatgaaacattttctgatgaaagatttttgggaaaaattacagttttcaaattATCTCATATTTTCCGAagatttcggtaaaggatttgggttttcaaTGATACTCTTTAAAAGTGGAACTACTTTCGAAAAAACTGtgaaaaatataagcattttatctgtgagttacttccttatttatatgctctaCATTGTTATGAATTGTTGTTGGATCCGAACTATGTTCCAGCTCgccactactttcaacctaaggttaggtttgttacttatcagtacatggagtcggttgtactgatactacacttctgcaaattgcatgcagatgttggctgttgttattgttgtgttcgatggttgctggatttAAAGGTGTGCCTGCgtccctgttgtagctgcctctagttcatggtagccttagatttataaaactctgtttatgtatctttcaaacaaaagatgtatttacttcatatcagctttgtaaactctattcttagaagctcttgatttgtactaccagtccttggaaaatGTATAAGTTTCAGATAATTTCGTCCATTTAATTGTTATATTAATTTAATTAGAAATAGataattgttaattggcttacctagcgggttggattaggtgccatcacgactagtcgaattttgggttgtgacaaattggtatcaaagctctaggttcatagattctacaagtcatgagcaagtgtctagtagagtattgcggatcggtatgataatgtccatacctatcttggagaggctacagggcatttaggataaacttcccatctttctttctttatcatgcgatattgattcagcttgaagcgtaactcttgaattccttccacacattcgTAAGAGCATATGAGCACttggtatcagctgtgcatcgacaACTTATTATTCCGGGTATGAGGTAGGAAATGTGATTTCAGTATGCTGATGATGGGCTAGTCTGGAGGGTTTGTGGCcgggttttgactgtagcttgagcatAGAGATGTTGATTGTGTGAACacgtgcttttggacttatatgtccggTAGTATCCCTATTAGTGAAATTTATGATTGGATGACTATGTAATGAGTATGACATGACCGCTGGATGTGTTCAGATATATTGGAGTTGGTGAAA
This genomic stretch from Nicotiana sylvestris chromosome 9, ASM39365v2, whole genome shotgun sequence harbors:
- the LOC104245863 gene encoding endo-1,3;1,4-beta-D-glucanase-like, translated to LINGILIFHFSLSIYNHSLSWSHTQTLSVFYQSKVAKDGRGSNPPTLSSSSGVGSVLEIGGFKSYVSGPSSSKLAILLVSDVYGYEAPNLRKLADKVAAAGYYVVVPEFLYGDPYNPENTEKPLSIWIQSHGTDKGFEDAKKVVAALKDKGISAIGAAGFCWGAKVVTDLAKSCYIQAAVQLHPSLVKVDDIKEVKASIAILAAEIDRISPPELIKQFEEILSSKPEGSEASLESPRHEESGFFLFCPTLVLPLSL